In Miscanthus floridulus cultivar M001 chromosome 8, ASM1932011v1, whole genome shotgun sequence, the sequence CCGACCACCAGCACGCCTCGCGCTCGAGCTTCCCTCCCAGCACTGTGCCACCTCCTTCAATGGCTTCTCGGGCGCGCCTGCCGGGCTCGCCGGCCTCGATCGCCGTCCTCATCCTCTCCTTCTTCCAAGGTACGTACGTGTCGGCTCTGATTCGTTTCCTCGCCTTTGGATTGATTGCTTGGATTCGTGGGGGGGTGGATGGGCAAGCCGTAAGTATGACTGACTGAACCCGCGTCGGTTGTTTCCGGTGTGGTGCccgcgtccgtccgtccgtcgcgCAGGGTCGGTGTGCGGCATCACGTTCACCTTCACCAACCGCTGCGACGACACGGTGTGGCCGGGCCTGCTGTCGGGCTCGGGGACGCCGCCGCTGGAGACGACGGGGTTCGCGCTGTCTCCAGGGCAGTCGCGCTCGCTGTACGCGCCGCAGGGGTGGTCGGGCCGCTTCTGGGGCCGGTCCGGCTGCGCCTTCGACGGCTCCGGCAAGGGCTCCTGCGCCACGGGCGACTGCGGATCCGGCGAGGTCGAGTGCCGCGGCGCGGGGGCGTCCCCGCCCGCCACGCTCGCCGAGTTCACGCTCGACGGCGCGGGGGGCAAGGACTTCTACGACGTCAGCCTCGTCGACGGCTACAACCTGCCCATGCTCGTGCAGGCCGCCGCGCCGGACTGCCCCGACACGGGTTGCCTCGTCGACCTCAACGAGCGCTGCCCCGACGAGCTCCGCGCCGACGATGGCCGCGCCTGCCGCAGCGCGTGCGAGGCGTTCGGCAGCCCCGAGTACTGCTGCAACGGCGCCTACGGCAACCCCAACACCTGCCACCCGTCGCAGTACTCGCAGCTCTTCAAGTCGGCGTGCCCAAAGTCCTACAGCTACGCCTACGACGACGCCACATCCACCTTCACCTGCAACCACAccgattacaccatcaccttctGCCCCAAATCCACTCCGACCAGGTTAGGTTCTTCTCATTACCTCTTGCTCACTTTCAGTTTCAGTTGCAATTTCGAGCTGCAATGCTTGTTTGACATAGAttacgtgaggaggaggaggtcttGATTCGGAATTCTTAGTCTTGGAGCAAAGCAAAGAAGCTTTGATTTGTACTCTTCTCTTTCCCATCTTTTTCCTTCTGTCCCCACTCGGCACCTTGCCACCTTGTGTGCTGTGTGACTAGAAAGTCACAACTGCCGAGTTGGAACTGCAAGGAACACATCAGACTGATCGAGGGTCTCACATCTGTTGCTTAGTTAACTTCACAAGTTCATGCTCTTGTTGACGAACTACTAATATGCTGTGCAGACTTCATCAATATTTATTTTGACATTTTTGCAGCGACAAATCCAAACATTCGTCGCGGAGGCCAAGCCACGAGCAACTGGAAGATTCAGTGTGGCTTGCATCCTTGAAGGCAAGTGACGCCAGTGCTCTGAAAATAACGTCATGGTGGTCGGCGTCCACTGTGCTCCGATCTGCCCTGGCAATTGCAGTGGTGACCTTGCTTGTTGCACAACTTGCACCGTATCATCCCATGGTCAGCTTGCTATGATTCGGTAAGGTGCGATCCACAAGTTATTTTCAGACTGGAAGAGGATTAGAGCAGCAGTAGTGATCAGCAATGGGTTGAGAATATTCTGTAGGCTTTTTGTTTGTGGATAGGTGCTAGAAACGGAATGATGTGTTACAAGTTGGCAATCGGAATTCCATGAATGCATTGCATAAGCTCATAGCCTTTCGGAAACATTTCTCTTTGCATTATTCTCTTCTTTGCGCATCAACTGTTTTTCTTTGGGGGGCGTGATCGACGCCGCATGCTGACCCGGCGTCACATTGGAATGACAAGAATATGCGATCTGATATCTCAAATGGATATTGTAACCATTTGATCTGCACAGGTGCACAGAGTGATGCGATTCAGGTTGCCATGTTGTCGTCGGGTCCCTTTTTCTACTTTTTCAGTAAGGCGCGTAAAAAAATATCCCAGATGGATACTGTAACCATTTGATCTGCAGAGGACGTACCACCGGGAGCTGGTTGTTCGCAGCGCCGCCGTCCACAGTACAGAGTTTGTTTGCTATGTGGAAGCCTACAAAGCTGCATGCCAATATTGCATCATCTTCCTTGCCTTTTCCTATTAGCTTGTACACAGTATACTACCAGTATTTGGAAGATCTTAAaatatcataaataataataataaaaaacattCGAAAGAACAAAATAAGCCATTACTTGTCATAATATACATATTGGCAGCTTATAATAATGACAAATTTGCTCAAATCATATCTTCAATAAATAGTCAATCCATAGATACCTACACAGAAGACTAGCAACCCAACATTTTAATCCCAAGGAACAATCGCTCAAAGACAAATTCTGCAATTTAATATCAATGAACAAGTGCTCAAACACAAATTCTGCATTCTTTACTCATCAGCAAGATTCCTCCAATATGCTAGAAGTTTTATTCTAACATTGAGAATACATAACCTGGATAAAATATAGGCAAATTTTGCCGTGGGACACCGCATAAACTTTTAATTGGCTAGCACACACCGCAACGACACTTCTTTATCTAGTACCATTATAAATTCTTTGTTATTTGCCAGTGGACACCGCGCTGATTAAAATAAGAATTTCTTGTGTCAGGGATGGAGTAGACGATTTTGCCCCAGCCGGCTTGAGTCGCGTTCGTGGTCTAGTTGAACCACATAAACCAGATCGGACCCGGACCGGACCCGCACCCGTCTTCCTCTCCATTCTTCTCAGCCTCATTCTCTCCCTGTCCTCCGTCTCCCTTTTGCAGGAACCCTAGTTCCTTAGGTTTGGGCTTCTGGGATGGCATCGAGCTCACATTCCACCCCCTACGGCGCGCCTCACTTGCCCCCCTTGTCTGTTGAGCCGTACAGGGACCCTGCAGGCTTCTTGCCATTGTTTGCTTGCTCCAAGTGCGGAACCAAACTCATCCGATGCGTCTCGCAGAAGACCGGTAGCAAGGGGAAGAGGTTCTACAAGTGTCCACTGCTTGAGCATGTAAGTTTTTGTTGACTTGTTATTGTCATGGTGATAGATCTGGTTTTTTAAGTTCAAGTTGTCCCATCTATGGTTTGCAGACCGATTTTGCTTGTGGCACATACATGTTTGAAGAACAGTATGCGGAATACTTGGTCGCCCAAGGCCATCTTCCCCGCGGTTGCAGTCAGATAAGAGGACGAGACGGCATGGCGCTGGAGGTGGTGAAGGCTGACAATGACATGGTGAAGGCCTACCAAGGTGTTGAGGCCTGCCAAGATCTGCTGCACAGTGTTGTCATTCATCTGAAAGATTCAGAGGCAATGCTCAAGGCTCTAGTTGACAGCCACGCCACTTTTAACAACAATATTGAAAAGATAGGAGAGAGGCTGCTTGTAGTTGCTGCTGCAAAACTTTTCGTTTTAGTGTTAGTGTTGTTGGTTAAGTGAAGATGGTAGCAGCCTAACATGTATCCAGCTATTTGTAAGACTTTGTTTGTGAACCTGTTTCCAGCTAGTTGATAAATGTGCAACTTGCCATATGAGACTACATAACTGATGTTGATAAATGTGCAACTTGCCATATGAGACTACATAACTTGCCATATGAGACTACAACAGGCATTACATAAGTCTGACTTTGACATAACAGGTCCATTACCCGTTCTACATAAATGTGGCATTATACAAAAGAAGTCATAACTGGCATCACAAGTCCATTATTAGTTTCTTCTTGCTCACCCTCTTGTTGGAAACATCATGTGCAATGGTCACAGTCTTGCTTGTTCCCTCTGTAGTAGTCTTTGTTTTCTTGTTGGTCTTGCTTGTCTTAGTTGTGATCAGCTTCTTCATCTTCTTACTCTGCGGCAAGCCTTCAGGTGCATCTACCAACGCCCTTTTGTGGCTGTTAGGAAGTAGAAACAAGGTAAAACATTCAGAACACAAAGAAGTAATAATTCTGAGAAAAATAAAGTGTCCACTGCTTCATGTTACCTTCTAGTGTTTGTTGCTGGGCTGTTTGTTAGTGCTGGCGTTGGTGTTGCAACACTAATAGAATGGCCTTCAATATGTGACTGTTGGGTGGACACAGTGGTTGTACCACTACATTTCTTTGTCCTCACCCTCTTTGGCTTAGGTGGGGGTGCATCAAAATAATAAAATTACAGGTCTTCATCATATGACCGAACTAACCACACCTCTTGCAATGCATCTGCCTACATTTCTTACCACCTTCTTCAGAACTTTTGATCCTTCTATTTCTTGGACGCCCTATAGCCCTTTTGAAATGGGGAGGCCATAGTTTGAAATCCATTTGAACTTTAGGCCACTGAGTTCTATCTGTCATTGGGCGTACCACATTCTCATAGGCTTTCTTGAACATAGCAACAAAGTAGTAGTTGTCTACATAATCTTTCACACTTCTGTTGTGCATAGAATTTATGAGACAATGAGCATGAGTACAGGGCAATCCAGTAATCTGCCACCTCTGACAACTGCATGTCCTAGTCTCAAGGTCCACAGTGTGCCTCCAAGTTTTTAGTTCCTTTGTAGTGCCTTGAATCTCAGCAGTATTGTTAGGACCTCTGTGTATCACATAGTGCAAGTTCCTGCTCATAGCATGAAGTTTTTTGTGATGTGAGGCAAGATCTTGTCTGTCATCCTGCTTGATAGTGTCCTCCTAATATCTTGTTTCTCCATTATCATTTGCCTTATCCTGTCCAACAGTGGGATTACAGGCATTGATTTCTCATGCCTAATCCAACTGTTTGAATGTCTCTGCTATGTTGTTAGTAACATAGTCACACTTGCTTGCATGAGAAAACTTCCATCTGGCCCATAAGTGTCTATGGTTGTCTTCTATCTACTTCATAGCCCTTGGTGAAGCTTTCTACATTATGCTATAATGATGGTCATGGTGTCTTTGGTTGTAAGCTCTGCTGGCTGGCCACAGGTGCTTCTTGAACACAGCCCCTCTATACCTCTTATTAAAATTCTTCACAAGATGCCTCATGCACTCTCTATGCTCAACTCCATTGTAGAAAACAGAAGTCACTCCCTTGTCAATTTCTTTGCCAGCATCTGTGCAAATTACTAGCCCAGGAGGAGATCCAATGGCAACCTATAGCTGCTGAAAAACCATTTCCAATTTTTAGCAGATTCAGACTCAAAGACACCATAAGCTACTGGAAAAAGCCAGTTGTGTCCATCCACAGCTGATGCTGAAGCTAACTGTCCTCTCCACCTTCCAGTTAGATGTGTTGAGTCAACCCTAAGGAAAGGTCTGCACCCATTCAAGAACCCATCAACACAACTCTTAAAATCCACAAACATCCTTGTGAACCTCATCTTCTTACCCTCttttgcccaatcaatttccacaAAGCTTCCTGGATTCTTTCTCTCCACCTTAGCCTTGAATCTAAAAGCATCTTCAAAACTATCATCCCATCTGCCCTGTATGTCTTCTATAGCCATCTGTCTTCCATCCCACACAACATAGTAGGATAGTTGGATGTTGTACTTCTTCTCTAAATCTTTCTTAAGTTCTACTGCTCCTTTTGTTGGTTCATCCCTCAGGATGTCAATAACCCTGTCCCTCACCCATGCATTGGTAGCCATGCAGTTCTAGTTGAGTTTGGATGTGCTGGCACAAGTATGCTTCTCATACTACCTCTTTATCTACATAAAAAGACATACACAACATCATTCATAtatcacaaaaaatacaacatcaTACATGGCAAGTTATGTAGTCTCATATGGCAAGTTATGTAGTCTCATATGGCAAGTTGCACATTTATCAACATCAGTTATGTAGTCTCATATGGCAAGTTATGTAGTCTCATATGACAAGTCGCACATTTATCAACATCAGTTATGTAGTCTCATATGGCAAGTTGCACAAGTTACAGACCTGCCAAGTCCTACCATCCTGCAGTTGAGAAGCATGGATTCTCCACTTGCACTTCTTCTTATTGCTCTTGGATCCCTTGCAGTACCCTCTGTACCTTTTGGACTCACTGTAAGGACCTACAATTTCAAACTCGTTAAGCACTGCAAATTGGTATAGCTGCATCAGTAGTTAGATTGGTTAGCATTTGGTGTGCTTGTCGAAGAATGACAAATTGAAGCCCTGATTTTTTTCCATAAGACAGCTTCTGTGCTACATCCTCTGTCAACTCCTTCAAATTCATAGTGTCCCTATCCAGTATGAGCTGAAAATCTGATGCACTGTGCTACACATTTCTACCGTCATCACAAGCCTCGACATAAGCTGGGACACGCACTACTATCCTTAAAGCAGAACTACTATCCATCCTAAAAAATGGACAGGAACAACACATATGAAATCCCTAAAATCGGCCAAACAACTACTTCTAACCACAAATCAACGCAACAACCAAGACTGACCACAATCAAGAAGGGCGCATAGGAGCAAAGTGCATACCTGTTAGGAACCTATGATAGATTGAGGCCCTTTGACGGAGAATCAATACTCGGGCGGAGCCGCTTCAGTTTTGGGGACGCCACCATCTTCACGCGTCCATCAACTGAGTGGGCGACACCGACGGCGGGGCTGGTGGCGACTGAGATCTGCGTTGTGCCGCCAGCGGGGAACAGAGCAATGGTGGCGACGACAACGGGTGGATGCGGGAGAGTGGGGATAAGATAGGGCTAGGGTTCCTTATGGCCGATGCATTCGGGGTCTGGCTCGACCAAATCAAACTGAACCAGCCGGGATGTGGTCTGGTTCGACCAACTTGAATTGAGTCCGATCCACAGGGGCATCCATGGTCATTTTACAAAGTTTCTCTCTCCCTGACACAAGAAATTCTTATTTTAATAGGCACGGTGTCCATTGGCAAATAACTAAGAATTTGTAATGGTACTGGGCAAAGAAGCGTCGTTGCGGTGTGTGCCAGCCAATTAAAAGTTTATGCAATATCCCACAGCAAAATTTGCCTAAAATATAGGAACTAGATGGATCAGAGTACAATAACTCTACTTCTATCTTGATCAGAGTGCAAAAAATATTTCTGTGACACCAAACACCTGTCTTAAAGAAAGGTAGTCATTTACAAAGTGGAACAAATTATCAAGCTCACTACTCACTCCATATACTATGTGGCTGGAGATTGTAGATATTCTAGGATAATG encodes:
- the LOC136477007 gene encoding thaumatin-like protein 1; this translates as MASRARLPGSPASIAVLILSFFQGSVCGITFTFTNRCDDTVWPGLLSGSGTPPLETTGFALSPGQSRSLYAPQGWSGRFWGRSGCAFDGSGKGSCATGDCGSGEVECRGAGASPPATLAEFTLDGAGGKDFYDVSLVDGYNLPMLVQAAAPDCPDTGCLVDLNERCPDELRADDGRACRSACEAFGSPEYCCNGAYGNPNTCHPSQYSQLFKSACPKSYSYAYDDATSTFTCNHTDYTITFCPKSTPTSDKSKHSSRRPSHEQLEDSVWLASLKASDASALKITSWWSASTVLRSALAIAVVTLLVAQLAPYHPMVSLL